In a genomic window of Brassica rapa cultivar Chiifu-401-42 chromosome A10, CAAS_Brap_v3.01, whole genome shotgun sequence:
- the LOC103846978 gene encoding NDR1/HIN1-like protein 3: MGDRHHQDLNGAYYGPSIPPPRKVSHSHGRGGGGCCGCIGDCLGCCGCCILSVIFNILITIAILLAIAALIIWLIFRPNAIKFHVTDAKLTQFTLGADNNLRYNLDLNFTIRNPNRRIGVYYDQIEVRGYYGDERFGSSNVAPFYQGHKNTTEVGSKLEGQGLVVLNGGDRKDLDEDLKSGIYRIDAKLRLRVRFKFGLIKSWRFRPKVRCDLKVPLGSSNVTSGFQFQRTKCDIDF; the protein is encoded by the coding sequence atgGGAGACAGGCACCACCAAGACTTAAACGGCGCCTACTACGGCCCATCGATTCCACCTCCACGAAAAGTCTCTCACAGCCACGGCAGAGGCGGCGGCGGCTGCTGCGGCTGCATAGGCGACTGCCTCGGCTGCTGCGGATGCTGCATCTTGAGCGTCATCTTCAACATCCTCATAACCATAGCCATCCTCTTAGCCATAGCCGCTCTGATCATCTGGCTAATCTTCCGACCAAACGCAATCAAGTTCCACGTCACCGACGCCAAGCTCACGCAGTTCACTCTCGGCGCGGACAACAACCTCCGCTACAACCTCGACCTCAACTTCACGATCCGGAACCCTAACCGCCGCATCGGCGTCTACTACGACCAGATCGAGGTCAGAGGATACTACGGAGATGAAAGATTCGGTAGCAGCAACGTGGCGCCGTTTTACCAGGGGCACAAGAACACGACCGAGGTGGGGAGTAAGCTCGAGGGACAGGGCTTGGTGGTGCTTAACGGCGGAGATCGGAAGGATCTGGACGAGGATTTGAAGTCGGGGATATACAGGATCGACGCGAAGCTGAGGCTTAGGGTGAGGTTTAAGTTTGGGTTGATCAAGTCGTGGAGGTTTAGGCCCAAGGTTAGGTGTGATCTCAAGGTTCCTCTCGGTTCCTCTAATGTAACCAGCGGGTTTCAGTTTCAGCGGACCAAGTGTGACATTGACTTTTGA
- the LOC103846977 gene encoding nudix hydrolase 27, chloroplastic (The RefSeq protein has 1 substitution compared to this genomic sequence): MAVTASGFIGKSAISVRLDFYCKPAKFAYSKRPFSASKPLVVVRSVALSPPARTVESPPVGYRKNVGICLVSPCRKIFTASKIHVPDTWQMPQGGADEGEDLRNAAFRELREETGVTSAEFIAEIPNWLTYDFPRDVKDKLNRKWRTSYKGQAQKWFLFKFTGKEEEINLLGDGTAKPEFKVWSWMLPEQVIEHAVYFKRPVYEHVINQFNPYFVDEEEKDSMNSCKD; encoded by the exons ATGGCCGTTACGGCGTCTGGATTCATCGGCAAATCAGCAATCTCCGTTCGTCTAGATTTCTACTGTAAACCTGCCAAATTCGCATACTCGAAACGTCCCTTCTCTGCGTCGAAGCCTCTGGTGGTGGTTCGGTCCGTGGCCTTATCGCCGCCGGCGAGGACAGTTGAGGCGCCGCCGGTTGGTTACCGGAAAAACGTTGGCATTTGTCTCGTTAGTCCGTGTAGAAAG ATATTTACTGCATCGAAGATTCACGTTCCGGATACGTGGCAAATGCCTCAG GGAGGTGCTGATGAGGGAGAAGATCTGAGAAATGCTGCTTTTAGAGAGCTGAGAGAAGAAACAGGGGTTACCTCGGCTGAATTCATTGCGGAG ATACCAAACTGGCTGACCTATGATTTCCCCCGGGATGTGAAAGACAAACTGAACCGGAAATGGCGAACAAGTTACAAAGGCCAAGCTCAGAAATG GTTTCTTTTCAAGTTCACGGGCAAGGAGGAAGAGATAAATCTCCTTGGAGATGGGACTGCAAAACCAGAGTTTAAGGTGTGGTCGTGGATGCTTCCCGAACAAGTCATTGAGCAT GCTGTATATTTCAAGAGACCTGTCTACGAGCATGTCATAAATCAATTCAATCCGTACTTCgtggatgaagaagagaaggatTCCATGAACTCGTGCAAGGACTAA
- the LOC103846975 gene encoding uncharacterized protein LOC103846975 isoform X2, which yields MVRSKAPGKKQQKKGIDFKKIKRKLGRKLPPPKNATNTEIKSQAIVLPEQSVGADKSGFATSKKGLTLDELLKQTSHHNAKVRKNALHGIKDLLEHNPAELQSLKYAIVDKLRERLSDDDKSVRDTFYLLFDSKIFPSCVEDNQGPMVSRLMPYIFKAMAESSVEVRLMAFKFFHLVVKHYPPTFSLYADKILENYKDIIQKNHFYVQDRSKLNVALSGLAHCLSLLPCDESDTESHKENEPLLAYEQDAANESARFAHVSGRLKEIVGVLINCFQDFIPLIHTPGGFDEKSFSCLHHILCSIGHAIKFSIRMHVQRQAMWLPAAEDVTLMILDQDIAPLISKKLLGSFPLNPENNLSGKVDERYFILNSVLTEIFLEVSDWSHLHTDLCNRFLVFIEYTLLDKVTRSDRQRKLIPKPIHEKTLLALLPSIPKLILRMDSDWRENLLQAFTSTFNDCKPESPLTLACISVVRNVIIPNGDIHYLSESDPTVNNYLGVWVNKLPSLLNQLGDKHPLSSQAVLKLLLDLGRVGCLNASPTFEEDIIKFFNPCHQGEGDVSGGAFASLPREAQDLALAFLYYFTINNFSSPLLESIVSCCLHPHLEPAVLCRIVEVVHDAYSAGYIQITDHFSFLTTLVARFKVVPEETHRGTLKALTELVCLRLSKMGDGSLVLQILEKVLLEQISLKPAFDNGCAILRIICTLDSKPTSLSESSITTLSEYLPGYLIDIVKCIPEDKENSSLYIQTCLYYLIPCYFMFERSSKLTEEVLKRMQSIVSENTKALESDQDRESGRNSLNLIQCVVSVVLLMHNDVKVRKIISSSKSEIDLILQDVISLQSSGSTSLTVEGKHMMKMAGERLKIASNSLLT from the exons ATGGTTCGCTCCAAGGCTCCCGGAAAGAAGCAGCAAAAGAAAGGAATCGACTTTAAG AAAATAAAGAGAAAGCTCGGGAGAAAGTTACCTCCACCAAAGAACGCCACCAACACCGAGATTAAGTCTCAAG CAATTGTACTTCCTGAGCAGAGTGTGGGAGCAGACAAGAGTGGCTTCGCTACAAGCAAGAAAGGTCTGACCTTGGACGAGCTTCTCAAACAAACTTCACATCACAATGCCAAAGTTCGCAAAA ATGCGTTACATGGTATCAAAGACCTTTTGGAGCATAACCCGGCGGAGCTACAGTCGCTTAAATACGCTATCGTAGATAAACTCAGGGAACGTCTTAGTGATGATGATAAGTCTGTGAGGGACACTTTCTATTTGCTTTTTGATTCCAAGATCTTCCCCTCTTGTGTTGAG GATAACCAGGGACCTATGGTGTCACGTTTGATGCCATACATATTTAAAGCTATGGCTGAGTCATCTGTTGAAGTTCGTTTGATGGCTTTCAAGTTTTTCCACCTTGTTGTAAAGCACTACCCTCCTACCTTCTCCTTGTATGCTGATAAG ATTCTAGAAAACTACAAGGATATCATTCAGAAAAACCATTTTTATGTGCAAGATAGAAGCAAGCTGAATGTAGCTCTTTCTGGGTTAGCACATTGCCTCTCTCTGTTGCCATGTGATGAGAGCGACACTGAATCACATAAAGAG AATGAACCGCTACTTGCCTATGAACAAGATGCGGCAAACGAATCTGCTC GTTTTGCTCATGTCTCCGGGAGATTGAAGGAGATTGTTGGAGTCTTAATCAACTGTTTCCAAGATTTCATTCCGTTGATCCATACTCCGGGAGGATTCGACGAGAAATCATTTAGCTGTTTACACCATATTCTTTGCAGCATAGGTCATGCAATCAAGTTCTCCATCCGTATGCACGTTCAAAGACAGGCTATGTGGCTACCTGCAGCTGAGGATGTTACTCTAATGATATTGGATCAAGACATTGCACCACTTATATCAAAAAAGTTACTTGGTTCTTTCCCTCTTAATCCAGAGAACAATCTTTCTGGAAAG GTTGATGAAAGGTACTTCATCCTCAATAGTGTACTAACAGAAATCTTTTTGGAAGTAAGTGATTGGAGCCACCTTCATACTGACCTGTGCAATAGATTTCTGGTATTCATTGAATATACTCTACTAGACAAG GTCACCAGGAGCGATAGGCAGCGTAAACTTATTCCTAAACCTATTCACGAAAAGACTTTACTTGCACTCCTGCCCTCTATTCCAAAACTTATTTTGAGGATGGACAGTGACTGGAGAGAAAATCTTCTGCAG GCATTTACTTCTACCTTCAACGATTGCAAACCAGAGTCTCCACTTACATTAGCCTGCATCTCAGTTGTTAGAAACGTGATTATCCCT AATGGAGATATCCATTATCTCAGTGAAAGTGATCCTACTGTAAATAACTACCTGGGAGTTTGGGTCAACAAACTTCCATCGCTGTTAAATCAGTTGGGTGATAAACATCCATTATCATCACAG gcTGTTTTGAAGCTTTTGCTTGACCTTGGGCGAGTTGGCTGTCTGAATGCTTCCCCCACATTTGAAGAAGACATCATAAAGTTCTTCAACCCTTGTCATCAGGGAGAAG GTGATGTGTCTGGTGGAGCGTTTGCAAGCCTCCCTAGGGAAGCCCAAGATTTGGCTCTCGCTTTCCTTTACTACTTCACGATAAACAATTTTAGCTCTCCTCTGCTGGAATCAATAGTTTCATGCTGTCTGC ATCCACATCTTGAACCAGCTGTGTTGTGCCGGATAGTGGAAGTTGTTCACGATGCCTATAGCGCTGGATACATCCAGATCACAGATCATTTCAGCTTCCTCACCACCTTAGTTGCACGTTTTAAAGTTGTTCCAG AGGAGACACATCGTGGCACATTAAAAGCACTTACAGAACTTGTGTGCTTACGTTTATCAAAAATGGGTGATGGCTCTCTCGTCCTCCAGATTCTAGAGAAAGTTCTACTCGAACAAATA AGTCTGAAGCCTGCGTTTGACAATGGATGTGCCATACTTAGGATTATATGCACGTTGGACTCTAAACCTACTAGCCTCTCTGAAAGCAGCATAACCACTCTAAGTGAATACTTACCTGGTTATTTAATCGACATAGTCAAG TGTATACCAGAAGATAAGGAGAACTCTTCTCTCTACATACAAACATGTCTCTACTATTTGATACCTTGCTATTTCATGTTCGAGCGAAGCTCCAAACTCACAGAAGAGGTTCTGAAAAGAATGCAATCCATAGTCAGTGAGAACACTAAGGCGCTTGAATCGGACCAAGACAGGGAGAGCGGTCGAAACTCGTTGAACTTGATACAGTGCGTTGTCTCTGTGGTCTTGCTGATGCACAACGACGTCAAAGTTAGGAAGATCATATCGTCTTCCAAGTCAGAGATCGATTTGATTCTGCAGGACGTTATCTCTTTACAG TCCTCTGGAAGCACGAGCTTGACCGTAGAAGGAaaacatatgatgaaaatgGCTGGAGAGCGGCTTAAGATTGCATCCAACAGCTTACTCACATAA
- the LOC103846977 gene encoding nudix hydrolase 27, chloroplastic isoform X1 has translation MAVTASGFIGKSAISVRLDFYCKPAKFAYSKRPFSASKPLVVVRSVALSPPARTVEAPPVGYRKNVGICLVSPCRKIFTASKIHVPDTWQMPQGGADEGEDLRNAAFRELREETGVTSAEFIAEARFLTSLSLIIPNWLTYDFPRDVKDKLNRKWRTSYKGQAQKWFLFKFTGKEEEINLLGDGTAKPEFKVWSWMLPEQVIEHAVYFKRPVYEHVINQFNPYFVDEEEKDSMNSCKD, from the exons ATGGCCGTTACGGCGTCTGGATTCATCGGCAAATCAGCAATCTCCGTTCGTCTAGATTTCTACTGTAAACCTGCCAAATTCGCATACTCGAAACGTCCCTTCTCTGCGTCGAAGCCTCTGGTGGTGGTTCGGTCCGTGGCCTTATCGCCGCCGGCGAGGACAGTTGAGGCGCCGCCGGTTGGTTACCGGAAAAACGTTGGCATTTGTCTCGTTAGTCCGTGTAGAAAG ATATTTACTGCATCGAAGATTCACGTTCCGGATACGTGGCAAATGCCTCAG GGAGGTGCTGATGAGGGAGAAGATCTGAGAAATGCTGCTTTTAGAGAGCTGAGAGAAGAAACAGGGGTTACCTCGGCTGAATTCATTGCGGAGGCACGCTTTTTGACATCCCTCTCTCTCATA ATACCAAACTGGCTGACCTATGATTTCCCCCGGGATGTGAAAGACAAACTGAACCGGAAATGGCGAACAAGTTACAAAGGCCAAGCTCAGAAATG GTTTCTTTTCAAGTTCACGGGCAAGGAGGAAGAGATAAATCTCCTTGGAGATGGGACTGCAAAACCAGAGTTTAAGGTGTGGTCGTGGATGCTTCCCGAACAAGTCATTGAGCAT GCTGTATATTTCAAGAGACCTGTCTACGAGCATGTCATAAATCAATTCAATCCGTACTTCgtggatgaagaagagaaggatTCCATGAACTCGTGCAAGGACTAA
- the LOC103846979 gene encoding probable splicing factor 3A subunit 1 yields the protein MSYWKRPASKRNQHACKETFLEGFFSILQGKKHDEEEGVEIERDVVDVHDISGCLDYFACSDDGKWKSPGRISAQMLSDGMLDAPPTDDDAQGQPNPLFTYPPIPRDYPFTYPKGITRRQLGIIKVTAQFYVRYGYAFWMALKRRLAIIDNSQLNAQFKFIMPEDRYSFFYRLVTVYSNVLMPSCTCPERAVHKGFFNLLQGENQEVEVGVEMSESDLHSYVGALDYFANREDQELTSHGCFSSAPTQMRPCLPVPLPKGTQWLFLLRHCHYVRNQSQRDKLNKSALVPKDQFLVQHSGSVTIRVSFPNVNSEQVIEITLQSLSENVASLKEKIARKIQIPANKHKLWGKAGFLKKDNMSLAHYCVGAGETLIMYL from the exons ATGTCTTACTGGAAGCGGCCAGCGAGTAAACGTAACCAACATGCTTGCAAAGAAACATTTCTCGAAGGGTTTTTCAGTATTCTTCAAGGGAAAAAGCATGATGAGGAGGAGGGAGTAGAGATAGAGAGGGATGTTGTTGATGTGCATGATATCTCGGGATGTCTTGACTATTTTGCTTGTAGTGATGATGGAAAGTGGAAATCGCCTGGACGCATTTCAGCACAAATGCTGTCTGATGGTATGCTTGATGCTCCACCAACTGATGATGATGCACAAGGTCAACCCAATCCTCTATTTACGTATCCTCCAATACCTCGCGATTATCCATTTACATATCCTAAAGGGATCACACGTAGGCAGCTTGGTATTATCAAGGTCACAGCGCAGTTTTATGTGAGGTATGGGTATGCATTTTGGATGGCTTTGAAAAGGAGATTGGCTATAATAGATAACTCTCAGTTAAACGCTCAGTTCAAGTTTATCATGCCAGAAGATAGGTACAGTTTTTTCTATCGGCTTGTGACTGTTTATTCCAATGTACTAATGCCTTCATGTACTTGTCCGGAGAGAGCTGTCCACAAGGGTTTCTTCAATCTTCTTCAAGGGGAAAATCAGGAGGTAGAGGTGGGAGTGGAGATGTCCGAGAGTGATTTGCATTCTTACGTGGGTGCGCTTGACTATTTTGCTAACAGGGAGGATCAAGAGTTGACATCACATGGATGTTTTTCATCGGCACCAACACAAATGCGACCTTGTTTGCCTGTGCCGCTTCCAAAGGGAACTCAGTGGCTTTTCCTTCTCCGCCACTGCCACTACGTGAGGAACCAGAGCCAAAGAGACAAGCTTAATAAGTCAGCACTTGTTCCAAAAGACCAGTTTCTCGTTCAACATTCG GGTTCTGTTACAATAAGGGTTTCTTTTCCAAACGTGAACAGTGAGCAAGTCATTGAGATCACTCTGCAGTCGTTATCAGAAAACGTGGCAAGTTTGAAGGAGAAAATAGCTAGGAAGATCCAAATTCCAGCAAACAAGCATAAGTTATGGGGAAAAGCCGGATTTCTAAAGAAGGATAACATGTCATTGGCACATTACTGTGTGGGAGCAGGAGAAACTCTAATTATGTATTTGTGA
- the LOC103846975 gene encoding uncharacterized protein LOC103846975 isoform X1: MVRSKAPGKKQQKKGIDFKKIKRKLGRKLPPPKNATNTEIKSQAIVLPEQSVGADKSGFATSKKGLTLDELLKQTSHHNAKVRKNALHGIKDLLEHNPAELQSLKYAIVDKLRERLSDDDKSVRDTFYLLFDSKIFPSCVEDNQGPMVSRLMPYIFKAMAESSVEVRLMAFKFFHLVVKHYPPTFSLYADKILENYKDIIQKNHFYVQDRSKLNVALSGLAHCLSLLPCDESDTESHKENEPLLAYEQDAANESARFAHVSGRLKEIVGVLINCFQDFIPLIHTPGGFDEKSFSCLHHILCSIGHAIKFSIRMHVQRQAMWLPAAEDVTLMILDQDIAPLISKKLLGSFPLNPENNLSGKVDERYFILNSVLTEIFLEVSDWSHLHTDLCNRFLVFIEYTLLDKVTRSDRQRKLIPKPIHEKTLLALLPSIPKLILRMDSDWRENLLQAFTSTFNDCKPESPLTLACISVVRNVIIPNGDIHYLSESDPTVNNYLGVWVNKLPSLLNQLGDKHPLSSQAVLKLLLDLGRVGCLNASPTFEEDIIKFFNPCHQGEGDVSGGAFASLPREAQDLALAFLYYFTINNFSSPLLESIVSCCLHPHLEPAVLCRIVEVVHDAYSAGYIQITDHFSFLTTLVARFKVVPEEGQFSMECKEQETHRGTLKALTELVCLRLSKMGDGSLVLQILEKVLLEQISLKPAFDNGCAILRIICTLDSKPTSLSESSITTLSEYLPGYLIDIVKCIPEDKENSSLYIQTCLYYLIPCYFMFERSSKLTEEVLKRMQSIVSENTKALESDQDRESGRNSLNLIQCVVSVVLLMHNDVKVRKIISSSKSEIDLILQDVISLQSSGSTSLTVEGKHMMKMAGERLKIASNSLLT; this comes from the exons ATGGTTCGCTCCAAGGCTCCCGGAAAGAAGCAGCAAAAGAAAGGAATCGACTTTAAG AAAATAAAGAGAAAGCTCGGGAGAAAGTTACCTCCACCAAAGAACGCCACCAACACCGAGATTAAGTCTCAAG CAATTGTACTTCCTGAGCAGAGTGTGGGAGCAGACAAGAGTGGCTTCGCTACAAGCAAGAAAGGTCTGACCTTGGACGAGCTTCTCAAACAAACTTCACATCACAATGCCAAAGTTCGCAAAA ATGCGTTACATGGTATCAAAGACCTTTTGGAGCATAACCCGGCGGAGCTACAGTCGCTTAAATACGCTATCGTAGATAAACTCAGGGAACGTCTTAGTGATGATGATAAGTCTGTGAGGGACACTTTCTATTTGCTTTTTGATTCCAAGATCTTCCCCTCTTGTGTTGAG GATAACCAGGGACCTATGGTGTCACGTTTGATGCCATACATATTTAAAGCTATGGCTGAGTCATCTGTTGAAGTTCGTTTGATGGCTTTCAAGTTTTTCCACCTTGTTGTAAAGCACTACCCTCCTACCTTCTCCTTGTATGCTGATAAG ATTCTAGAAAACTACAAGGATATCATTCAGAAAAACCATTTTTATGTGCAAGATAGAAGCAAGCTGAATGTAGCTCTTTCTGGGTTAGCACATTGCCTCTCTCTGTTGCCATGTGATGAGAGCGACACTGAATCACATAAAGAG AATGAACCGCTACTTGCCTATGAACAAGATGCGGCAAACGAATCTGCTC GTTTTGCTCATGTCTCCGGGAGATTGAAGGAGATTGTTGGAGTCTTAATCAACTGTTTCCAAGATTTCATTCCGTTGATCCATACTCCGGGAGGATTCGACGAGAAATCATTTAGCTGTTTACACCATATTCTTTGCAGCATAGGTCATGCAATCAAGTTCTCCATCCGTATGCACGTTCAAAGACAGGCTATGTGGCTACCTGCAGCTGAGGATGTTACTCTAATGATATTGGATCAAGACATTGCACCACTTATATCAAAAAAGTTACTTGGTTCTTTCCCTCTTAATCCAGAGAACAATCTTTCTGGAAAG GTTGATGAAAGGTACTTCATCCTCAATAGTGTACTAACAGAAATCTTTTTGGAAGTAAGTGATTGGAGCCACCTTCATACTGACCTGTGCAATAGATTTCTGGTATTCATTGAATATACTCTACTAGACAAG GTCACCAGGAGCGATAGGCAGCGTAAACTTATTCCTAAACCTATTCACGAAAAGACTTTACTTGCACTCCTGCCCTCTATTCCAAAACTTATTTTGAGGATGGACAGTGACTGGAGAGAAAATCTTCTGCAG GCATTTACTTCTACCTTCAACGATTGCAAACCAGAGTCTCCACTTACATTAGCCTGCATCTCAGTTGTTAGAAACGTGATTATCCCT AATGGAGATATCCATTATCTCAGTGAAAGTGATCCTACTGTAAATAACTACCTGGGAGTTTGGGTCAACAAACTTCCATCGCTGTTAAATCAGTTGGGTGATAAACATCCATTATCATCACAG gcTGTTTTGAAGCTTTTGCTTGACCTTGGGCGAGTTGGCTGTCTGAATGCTTCCCCCACATTTGAAGAAGACATCATAAAGTTCTTCAACCCTTGTCATCAGGGAGAAG GTGATGTGTCTGGTGGAGCGTTTGCAAGCCTCCCTAGGGAAGCCCAAGATTTGGCTCTCGCTTTCCTTTACTACTTCACGATAAACAATTTTAGCTCTCCTCTGCTGGAATCAATAGTTTCATGCTGTCTGC ATCCACATCTTGAACCAGCTGTGTTGTGCCGGATAGTGGAAGTTGTTCACGATGCCTATAGCGCTGGATACATCCAGATCACAGATCATTTCAGCTTCCTCACCACCTTAGTTGCACGTTTTAAAGTTGTTCCAG AGGAAGGCCAGTTTTCGATGGAGTGTAAAGAGCAGGAGACACATCGTGGCACATTAAAAGCACTTACAGAACTTGTGTGCTTACGTTTATCAAAAATGGGTGATGGCTCTCTCGTCCTCCAGATTCTAGAGAAAGTTCTACTCGAACAAATA AGTCTGAAGCCTGCGTTTGACAATGGATGTGCCATACTTAGGATTATATGCACGTTGGACTCTAAACCTACTAGCCTCTCTGAAAGCAGCATAACCACTCTAAGTGAATACTTACCTGGTTATTTAATCGACATAGTCAAG TGTATACCAGAAGATAAGGAGAACTCTTCTCTCTACATACAAACATGTCTCTACTATTTGATACCTTGCTATTTCATGTTCGAGCGAAGCTCCAAACTCACAGAAGAGGTTCTGAAAAGAATGCAATCCATAGTCAGTGAGAACACTAAGGCGCTTGAATCGGACCAAGACAGGGAGAGCGGTCGAAACTCGTTGAACTTGATACAGTGCGTTGTCTCTGTGGTCTTGCTGATGCACAACGACGTCAAAGTTAGGAAGATCATATCGTCTTCCAAGTCAGAGATCGATTTGATTCTGCAGGACGTTATCTCTTTACAG TCCTCTGGAAGCACGAGCTTGACCGTAGAAGGAaaacatatgatgaaaatgGCTGGAGAGCGGCTTAAGATTGCATCCAACAGCTTACTCACATAA